One stretch of Muribaculum intestinale DNA includes these proteins:
- the ligA gene encoding NAD-dependent DNA ligase LigA: MESVKQQIERLRAEIDRHNHQYYVLNSPEISDYDFDMMLKQLESLEKEYPEYDDPLSPTHRVGSDINKAFEQWEHRRPMLSLGNTYSITEVDEWVARVREGLMDEPFRIVGEMKFDGTSISLTYEHGRLVRAVTRGDGTRGDIVTDNVMTIRSVPLTLQGSGWPDEFEIRGEILLPWKAFDRLNAEREFNEEPLFANPRNAAAGTLKMQNSAEVARRGLDAVFYYLLGDNLPYDNHFDNMEAARSWGFRVSPEMKLMTTIEEIDAYIAHWDVARKELPWATDGLVFKVNSLRQQLNLGYTAKSPRWAVAYKFAAERALTPLRYVSFEVGRMGVVTPVANLDPVLLSGTVVKRASLHNADIIRRLDIHEGDHLYVEKGGEIIPKITGVDVSARVPGSMPVEFVTECPVCGTPLVRVEGEASHMCPNKLGCAPQICGRIEHFVGRRMMNIDGIGEEMSVTLYENGWVKDPADLYSLGRYRNEMLELPGMGPRTIDRMLEGIEASKQVSFDRVIFALSIMFVGETVAKKLARSLRSMDALMSADFDTLVAIDDIGPRIAQSVVDYFSHPLNRDIVERLRAAGVCMSMPDEPEGVASGVFDGKTVVISGTFSHHSRDEYKEIIERNGGKNSGSVSKKTDFILAGENMGPAKLEKARTLGITILSEDEFLNMLSAQQ, translated from the coding sequence ATGGAATCAGTGAAGCAGCAGATAGAGCGGCTACGCGCCGAAATCGACAGGCACAACCATCAGTATTATGTGCTTAACTCGCCGGAGATTTCCGATTATGATTTCGACATGATGCTCAAACAGCTCGAAAGTCTTGAAAAAGAATATCCCGAATATGACGACCCGCTTTCGCCCACGCATAGGGTCGGGTCGGATATCAACAAGGCCTTCGAGCAATGGGAACACAGGCGTCCGATGCTGTCGCTTGGCAACACTTATTCCATAACGGAAGTTGACGAATGGGTGGCTCGTGTCCGCGAGGGTCTCATGGACGAGCCGTTCCGGATTGTCGGTGAAATGAAATTTGACGGCACGTCGATATCGCTCACCTATGAGCACGGACGTCTGGTAAGGGCCGTGACCCGAGGAGACGGCACCCGCGGTGACATTGTTACCGATAATGTGATGACCATACGGTCAGTACCGCTAACCTTGCAGGGGTCGGGATGGCCCGATGAGTTTGAAATACGTGGAGAGATACTCCTCCCCTGGAAGGCTTTCGACAGGCTTAACGCAGAGAGGGAGTTCAATGAAGAACCCCTCTTTGCCAATCCGCGTAATGCGGCAGCCGGTACATTGAAGATGCAGAATTCGGCCGAGGTAGCACGCCGCGGCCTTGATGCCGTGTTCTATTATCTTCTGGGCGACAATCTCCCGTATGACAATCATTTCGACAATATGGAGGCTGCACGGAGCTGGGGCTTCAGAGTGTCTCCTGAAATGAAGCTGATGACCACTATTGAGGAGATTGACGCCTATATAGCCCATTGGGATGTGGCCCGAAAGGAATTGCCATGGGCCACCGACGGACTGGTGTTTAAGGTCAATAGTCTTCGACAGCAGCTCAATCTCGGTTATACAGCGAAGTCGCCCCGCTGGGCGGTGGCGTATAAATTCGCTGCCGAACGCGCTCTGACGCCACTGCGCTATGTGTCGTTTGAGGTAGGACGCATGGGAGTCGTTACCCCTGTCGCCAATCTCGATCCGGTGTTACTGTCAGGCACTGTCGTAAAGCGTGCCTCTCTCCATAATGCCGATATTATACGCCGTCTCGACATACATGAAGGCGATCATCTCTATGTGGAGAAGGGTGGAGAGATTATTCCCAAGATTACCGGTGTTGATGTAAGTGCACGAGTGCCAGGTTCTATGCCGGTAGAATTTGTCACAGAGTGTCCCGTATGTGGTACGCCGCTTGTGCGTGTCGAGGGAGAGGCTTCCCATATGTGCCCCAATAAACTCGGATGTGCCCCCCAGATATGTGGGCGTATCGAGCATTTTGTGGGTCGGCGCATGATGAATATCGACGGTATAGGTGAGGAGATGTCAGTGACTCTGTATGAAAACGGTTGGGTAAAGGATCCCGCCGATCTCTACAGTCTCGGACGTTATCGCAATGAGATGCTTGAGCTCCCTGGCATGGGGCCGCGCACTATCGACCGTATGCTCGAAGGGATTGAAGCCTCAAAGCAAGTAAGTTTCGACCGTGTCATATTCGCCCTGTCAATCATGTTCGTAGGCGAGACTGTGGCCAAAAAGCTGGCTCGCTCGCTACGCAGTATGGATGCTCTCATGAGTGCGGATTTCGATACGCTCGTAGCCATCGATGATATAGGTCCCCGTATAGCCCAGTCGGTTGTCGACTATTTCTCCCATCCGCTCAACCGCGATATTGTAGAGCGTCTGCGTGCCGCCGGTGTATGTATGTCTATGCCCGACGAGCCTGAAGGGGTTGCATCCGGCGTATTCGACGGTAAGACTGTGGTGATTTCCGGAACATTCTCCCATCACAGCCGCGACGAGTATAAGGAGATTATTGAGCGCAATGGTGGCAAGAATTCAGGTTCGGTAAGTAAGAAAACCGATTTTATACTCGCCGGCGAAAATATGGGGCCGGCCAAACTTGAAAAAGCCCGTACGCTCGGCATAACTATCCTTAGTGAGGATGAGTTCCTCAACATGCTGTCAGCTCAGCAATAA
- a CDS encoding metal-sulfur cluster assembly factor, with product MTPKERLKIEERIITMLKTVFDPEIPVDIYSLGLIYKIDLADNGDLTVDMTLTAPSCPAADFIVEDARIKLESIEGVNNVTINIVFEPEWTKDMMSEEAKLDLGFL from the coding sequence ATGACACCCAAAGAACGTCTCAAAATAGAAGAGCGCATCATTACGATGCTCAAGACGGTGTTTGACCCGGAAATCCCCGTCGACATCTATAGTCTTGGACTGATATATAAGATTGACCTTGCCGATAACGGTGACCTTACAGTCGACATGACGCTTACGGCCCCAAGTTGTCCTGCCGCCGACTTCATAGTCGAGGACGCTCGTATAAAACTCGAAAGCATCGAAGGGGTCAACAACGTGACCATAAATATTGTGTTCGAACCTGAATGGACCAAGGACATGATGAGTGAAGAGGCCAAGCTCGACCTTGGTTTTCTCTGA
- a CDS encoding UDP-2,3-diacylglucosamine diphosphatase, producing MVYFISDLHLGATYLPDAHDYERRVVDWLYSIRHDVTELYMLGDILDYWYEYRTVVPRGYIRFFGALASLADAGVKIYWFIGNHDIWLFDYLRDEIGLTVVDGVLETEILGKRFFLTHGDGVGKLPLIFRGLRSIFRNRVCQKLYSAIHPRWTIPFAHRWSTSSRDFCKDDIPQFSGPSSEPLVAFSESYSATHPDVDYFVYGHRHVLVDYPLSTGARMIILGDWIHHFSFAKFDGDTILLYRWNGETEEKIGD from the coding sequence ATGGTATATTTTATCTCCGATCTACATCTCGGCGCAACATATCTGCCCGATGCGCACGATTATGAGCGGCGTGTTGTCGACTGGCTTTACAGCATCCGCCATGATGTCACCGAGCTATATATGCTTGGTGATATACTTGACTACTGGTATGAATACCGCACGGTAGTGCCAAGAGGGTATATTCGCTTTTTCGGTGCGCTCGCGTCGCTTGCTGATGCCGGAGTGAAGATTTATTGGTTTATCGGCAACCATGATATATGGCTGTTCGATTATCTGCGCGATGAAATCGGTCTTACCGTTGTCGATGGAGTTCTTGAGACGGAGATTCTTGGCAAACGCTTTTTTCTTACACATGGAGATGGGGTTGGTAAGCTCCCACTTATATTCCGTGGCCTAAGATCCATATTCCGCAACCGTGTCTGTCAGAAACTCTACAGCGCTATTCATCCGCGCTGGACTATACCGTTTGCCCACAGATGGTCGACATCAAGCCGAGATTTCTGCAAAGATGACATTCCACAGTTCTCGGGACCGTCGTCAGAGCCGTTGGTCGCTTTCTCGGAATCATATTCAGCCACGCACCCTGATGTTGATTATTTTGTCTACGGTCATCGCCATGTGTTGGTTGATTATCCCCTTTCAACCGGCGCTCGTATGATAATTCTCGGAGATTGGATTCACCATTTCAGTTTTGCAAAATTCGATGGGGACACCATCTTATTGTATAGATGGAATGGAGAAACAGAAGAGAAAATCGGAGATTAA